In Pseudophryne corroboree isolate aPseCor3 chromosome 7, aPseCor3.hap2, whole genome shotgun sequence, a single window of DNA contains:
- the LOC134944349 gene encoding taste receptor type 2 member 8-like: MGNLDTVTFLVILALEAITGLFSNFFIIFSLSGCKRSNIVTSDLILISLCISNVLYTIIMTANILINLMWPQVIQQIYVYRIIDYTTLYIITSSVWLTASLSFFYFAKIVDIRSRVLAWVKKKIGAVVRGMILMAEIVSLCESFLSLLISTHQPAQQNSSLSAANVTSETNEPSLSFMNIVLILNTPPALVAVIATASSAGYLKLYDRQMKRNMAANVNMNIKDYQSAVRTMVYLIAFYTLLIIVMVIVGLDVFADNSWEHWICMMILSSIGAVQSAILIHGNPKLQQSLKWIITLFYV, encoded by the coding sequence ATGGGTAATCTGGATACTGTGACTTTCCTTGTTATATTAGCACTAGAGGCTATTACTGGATTATTCTCCAATTTCTTTATCATATTCTCACTATCTGGCTGCAAAAGGAGCAATATTGTCACCAGCGACCTCATCCTGATCTCTTTGTGCATTTCTAATGTATTATATACAATAATAATGACTGCAAACATTCTAATTAACTTAATGTGGCCACAAGTTATACAACAAATTTATGTTTATCGTATAATCGATTACACAACATTGTACATCATTACATCCAGCGTGTGGCTCACGGCCAGTCTAAGCTTCTTCTACTTTGCAAAAATCGTAGACATTCGGTCCCGCGTGCTGGCATGGGTGAAGAAGAAGATCGGTGCGGTTGTCCGGGGGATGATACTAATGGCAGAAATTGTTTCTCTTTGTGAAAGTTTCTTATCACTTCTTATTTCCACCCACCAACCGGCCCAGCAGAACTCATCTCTAAGTGCAGCAAATGTCACCTCAGAAACCAATGAACCTAGTCTCAGTTTTATGAACATTGTCCTAATTCTCAACACTCCACCTGCCCTTGTTGCAGTAATAGCCACAGCCAGCAGTGCCGGATACCTCAAGCTGTACGACCGGCAGATGAAGAGGAACATGGCGGCAAATGTTAACATGAATATAAAAGATTATCAAAGTGCTGTTCGCACCATGGTGTATCTCATAGCTTTCTATACATTATTAATCATTGTTATGGTAATTGTTGGACTGGATGTGTTTGCTGACAATAGTTGGGAACATTGGATATGTATGATGATTCTCTCTTCAATCGGTGCAGTCCAGTCCGCCATTCTCATTCACGGTAACCCTAAGCTACAGCAATCATTGAAATGGATAATAACTCTCTTCTATGTCTGA